AAGCCGCGGTGAGCTGTTCCAGCAAGTCGAGATAGCGTTGCAAATAGGCTTGCGCCTCGCTTTCGGCGATCACGGCTTCGCCGAGCAAGTCGATGGTGAACGCCATCTTGTCTGTGCGGAGGCGCTCGACGGTTTTAATGACCTGCTTGACGTTCTCGCCAGCAATGTATTTGGACGCAAGCGTTTCAACAGCCTTCTTAAAGGTAGCTGCAGCGGTTTGACCGGGCAGCGAATCGGGCTCAGTGAAGTTGAAGAAAAGGTTTTTAAGCGCGCCGGGCAACTCGACATCCTCGCGACCGAGGTATTGTTGCAGGTGCCGGGCAACCTCGCGGTTACTCTGGAGGGCGGGCAGGCAGTCAATCAGGTGGAACAACTGCACGCGCAGGCCAGGGTTGCCCATCGTCCAAGCAAGGAGCTTGTCGTCGAGGCGAACTCGGTCGCGAACGCGATCGAAGAAGGACCGGTTCTCGAACCTATGGGCCAATAGCTGGCGGGCGATCGCTTGAGTTCGATCCTCGTAATTCTTGCAACCCGTTGCCTGCGACAGTTCCAATACCACGGTGGTGTCTTCCTTCCCAATTGGTAACTTTGCGGCTCTAAATCTAATGTAAAGAATCCCTGCGGGCGATCGCGTCGGCTCGGTTGTCTCCGAAGGGAAGCTTCCCTGGCACGGGCATTAGTGCGACGACAGATTAGGATTGCCCATTGATAATTACTGGCAAGCAGCGCCGCAATCGAGCGACCGATCGATCGGCCAATCAACGCCGCCTGTATTCCGAACAATCCAGACAAAAGCCAGAAAAATTTCTGCTTGAGTAAGGTCGAGGAGGTGAGGCGATCGATCGAATTTCCCCTCCAAACATCTCCACAAACGTTCTCCAACCTTGCAGAATAGTGCCGCGCCGCCCGAGCGCAGTTGGGCGGGGTCAATACGCGCCCGCCGACATCGCGAACGTAACCGCCGTATCTTTCCCTGCTAGCATCGGCTCGACGCGCTCCTCTACCGCCCCATGTCCCGTCCTGTCGTATATTTTGCCGTCACCGGTCACGGTTTCGGTCACGCCGTACGCGCGGCCTCCGTTGCTGCCGCCCTCCAACATCTCAACCCAGACGTACTCCCCGTCCTCGTCACTCCAGCTCCGCATTGGTTGCTTGCCTCTTACTTGGGCGATGATTTTCTGCATCGCCCGCGAACCTTCGATGTTGGTGTGGTCCAATCCGACAGCTTACAGATGGATTTACCAGCTACGGCGGCAAGCTGGCAGGCAATCCGCGATCGCGCCGCGCAAATTATCAAGAGCGAAGCCGATTTCATCCGCACCAATCGCGCGCGCCTCGTCGTTGCTGACATCCCACCCCTAGCCGGGGAGATCGCCCGCGCGGCCGGCGTTCCTTGCTGGGCTATCGGCAACTTCGGCTGGGACTTCATCTATCGCGACTGGGGCGAGGACTTCACCGAACTCGTCGACTGGATTGCCGAACAGTACGCCCGGTGCGAGTTATTGTGGCGCTTGCCCCTCCACGAAGCGATGGGGGCTTTCCCCACCATCCGCGACGTCGGTTTGACGGGGGGCATTCCGCGCCTCAGTGTCGACGAGGCACGGGCATTCGGGCTGAGCACAGAGCGAGACCGTACCGCGCTACTAACCTTCGGCGGGTTGGGTCTGGCGCAGACTCCTTATCACAATCTCGAGCGCTTCCCCGATTGGAAGTTCATCACCTTCGACGCTAATGCCCCGGAGCTGCCAAACCTCATCCGGGTTCGCGATCGCCGCTATCGGCCGGTAGACTTTATGCCCTTTTGCGAACGCGTCGTTTCCAAACCGGGGTTCAGTACCTTCTCCGAAGCGATGCGCCTCAGTATCCCGATTGTTTCGCTGACACGCGAGGGGTTTGCCGAGTCGCCCGTCTTGCTGGCCGGCTTGCAGGACTACTCCGCCCACCAAATCGTTGAGGCCGACGAGTTCTTCCACGGCAACTGGAGCTTCCTGCACCGATCGCCGACGCCCGCCCGCCAGCCTGGAGCCATCTCCACCGATGGCTCCGAAACGATCGCTCGAGCCATCTGCGAGTACCTGAGCACCACGCGAGCGTCACCCAGCATCCACCCGCGATGAAGCGCACGGGTCGCAATGCCGGGAAATTGCCAGCCGAGCCGAAACTATAATGCCAGTGGATCGCGGCAGGATCGCATCGATAAACAGCATGCGGTTTGGGAATTCCGAACCTGACGATCGCTGCCAGCATAAGGCTCACAGCATCGCCATACAGGAAACGTAGCCGAGCGATCGCCCCATCTCCGCACAGCTCAGCGCAACCGATGCCCCACCATCAGGCAGTTTTACACGTTCGCACCAGCGGGAAATGCCTGCACAAGCTCACAGCCGACATCGCGCGCGTCGTTGCCGACTCGGCGATCCTCACGGGGCTGTGTACGGTGTTCGTCCGCCATACGTCCGCAAGTCTGTTAATCCAGGAAAATGCCGATCAGGACGTCCTGGTCGACCTGTCGAATTTCTTTGCCAAGCTCGTCCCGGAGGACGATCGCTACATCCACAACAGCGAAGGACCGGATGACATGCCCGCCCACATCCGCTCGTCCCTGACACGAACCTCAGAGCAGATTCCGATCGCCAATGGGCGGTTGCTGCTAGGAACCTGGCAAGGGGTTTATCTGTGGGAACACCGCCAGCGCAGTCATACCCGTGAAGTGGTGGTTCACGTCAGCGGCACCTAGTTCGCGTTCGGGGAGTAAACTGCTGCCAAGACAGCGCCGAATGGATTGCTGTGGACTGAGGCGATCGCGTGCCGAGCCCTGAAGGTGTGGCGCGATCGCTCGAGCTAATATGGAATGCTGTAGCCGCGACAACAACACCGCCGCGAGTCGGCAACCGTCCCATGAACGCGCCGCAAACGTTATTCGACAAGATTTGGCAAAACCACGTCGTCCACCAGCGCGACGACGGCACTTGCATTCTCTACATCGACCGCCAGCTCGTTCATGAAGTGACCAGCCCGCAAGCCTTCGAGGGATTGCGTCTTGCCGGTCGCCAGCCGCGCCAGCCTCACGCCGCCCTCGCCGTTGCCGACCACAACGTGCCAACGAGCGATCGCGCAGCGGGAATTGCCGACCCAGAAAGTCGCTTGCAGATCGAGACTCTAGAGCGCAACGCCGTCGAATTCGGCATTCAGTTTTTCTCCATGAGCGATCGCCGTCAGGGCATCGTTCATATCATCGGCCCCGAGCAGGGGTTGACGCAGCCGGGGATGACGATCGTCTGCGGCGACAGTCACACCTCCACCCACGGCGCTTTTGGCGCGCTGGCTTTCGGCATCGGCACCTCAGAAGTCGAGCACGTCTTGGCGACGCAGACCTTGCAGGCGCGCAAGCCCAAGAACATGCGCATCACCGTCAACGGCACGCGCGGCATTGGCGTGACGGCTAAGGACTTGATTCTGGCAATCATCGGTCGCATCGGGACGGCGGGCGGCACCGGTCACGTCATCGAATACGCGGGCGATGCGGTGCAATCGCTTAGCGTGGAAGGTCGCATGACCGTCTGCAACATGTCGATCGAAGCCGGCGCGCGGGCGGGATTGATCGCTCCCGACGAGACGACGTTTGCCTACCTGCGCGGTCGTCCGTTTGCGCCGGGCGCAGACTATTGGGAGCAAGCAGTGGCATTTTGGCAGTCGCTCCCCTCCGACCCCGGCGCGACGTACGACAAAGAAATCGCGATCCACGCTAGCACGATCGCCCCACAAGTCACGTGGGGAACCAGCCCGCAAGACGTACTGCCGATTACCGGCACCGTTCCCGACCCAAGCAATTTCGACGCACCCGCCCGCCAGCAATCCGTCCGCCGCGCGCTCGATTACATGGGCTTGCAGCCGGGAACGCCGCTGGCAGCAGTGAATATCGATGCGGTGTTTATCGGCTCTTGCACCAATGGGCGAATCGAAGACTTGCGCGAAGTCGCCAAGGTGGCGGAAGGACGCCAAGTGGCAAGCGGGTTGCGGGCCGCGATCGTGCCGGGGTCGGGCTTGGTGAAGTACCAAGCCGAGCAGGAAGGGTTGGACGTTATCTTCAAACAAGCGGGCTTTGACTGGCGCGAACCGGGTTGCTCGATGTGTTTGGCAATGAACGCCGATCGCCTCGCTCCCCAAGAGCGCTGTGCGTCGACTTCAAATCGCAATTTTGAAGGACGCCAAGGACGCGGCGGGCGCACGCACCTAGTCAGCCCAGCAATGGCCGCAGCAGCGGCGGTAACCGGCAAGCTGACAGACGTGCGCGAGTTGCTCTAGCGGGAGCGCAAATGCTCTGAATCCGGATCTTACCGGCGATCGCCTAACGCCCCCCGATCGAACTTCTCAGAACGTTACAGACTCTCGAAGATGGACAAATTCACCACCCTGACTGGGGTTGCGGCGCCGTTGCCGATGCTGAATGTGGATACGGACATGATTATCCCCAAGCAGCATCTCAAGACCATCAAACGGACGGGCTTGGGCGCAGTGCTGTTCGAAGAGCTGCGCTTCACCCTCGACGGCACGGAAATTCCCGATTTCGTGCTCAACCGCTCGCCCTACCGCGACGCCCATATCCTCGTTACGGGTGACAACTTCGGGTGTGGTTCGTCCCGCGAGCACGCCCCGTGGGCGCTGTTGGATTTCGGCATCCGCTGTATCGTCGCCCCGAGCTTTGCCGATATTTTCTTCAATAACTGCTTTAAAAATGGCATCCTGCCAATCGCGCTGCCAGCCGCACAGGTCGAGGTGCTGACAGCCGACGCGCAGAATCCCGATACGGCGACGCTGACGGTAGACTTGCCCGCCCAAACCATGCGCCGCGCCAATGGCGAGACGCTGGCGTTTGAGGTGGATGCATTTCGCAAAAACTGCTTGTTGAACGGTCTGGACGATATCAGCCTGACGTTACAGCACGAAGCAGCGATCGCTGCCTTCGAGCAACGCCAGCGCCAGCAAAAACCCTGGTTGTGGACAAGTGCGATCGCCTAACTGCAATTCGTTACTCGGCGATCGCGCAGCCTCTCTTCGGCGCGCGCCATCAAACGGCCCTAAGCTGCTGCCGAACTCAACACCGACGGCTGCCAGTTTGCGTTCGATGCATGACATCGATGGGAGACATTACCGATCGCTGGGCACTTTATCGTACATTTGTAGCGCAAGCGTCATGAGGGCGAGAGGTTCCGCGCTATGGTTGAAGTTGGATTCTGACAGACTGGAGTTTCTGACGATGCCTTCGACCAGCTTCACCGAGTCGCAGCCAACAGCGCGGGAACGTGTGGTGTGGGAGAGCCTCAAACAGGCAATCTCCTCCAGTTCTGGCTTTACGTGTTGGCAAGCCGAGCAGGGCTTGAGTGCTCCGGCAACGTGTGCCGACCTCGACGAACGAGTCCGTGCCTATCTCCGCGAGACCCTGGCAACTCTGGCCTATTAGCAATAACCGGTCTTCTAGGTTTAAGCCCTCTGTTCAGACCTGCTGAGTAGTGCAGGCTAGCTGGCGCAACAGCGTCGCCAAACCCGACGGAGCGAACGAGCGCGATCGCGCCACAGACGTTTCGGAAGCATTCATTCACTTAAATGGCTCCCAATCCAGCGGTCGTGAAGGCGATCGCGCAATTGAATTACCGCGCTACGGTTGGTGATCTTGCCTCCGAGGCCGGCTTAGAGCTGAACGAGGCACGGCAGGGCTTGCTCGCTGTCGCAGCCGACGCAGGCGGGCACCTCCAAGTTGCTGAATCCGGCGACATTGCCTACGAGTTTCCCCAAAACTTCCGCACCCTCCTGCGCAACAAATATTGGCGCTTGCGCCTGCAGGATTCCTGGCAGCGAGTTTGGGGCATATTGTTTTATCTGGTCCGCATTTCCTTCGGGATCCTCCTGATTGCCACAATCGTTTTGATGGTTGTGGCGATCGCCGTCATTGCGATCGCCGCTTCTTCCCAGCGATCGCGCGATGGCAACCGCTCGAGTTCAAATGAAAGCAGTGGTGTCGGCATCCCGATATTCTTCATGCCGCGCTTCATTTGGTTCGGTCCCGATCCGTTCTGGTTTTTCTATTACGACTACGGTGCAGCGCGCCGCCGCCGGGATTTAAGCGCCGCTCAAGCAGAGAGCTCCCCTTCTGCCGATTACACCAGCGACTTAAACTTCCTTGAAGCAATCTTTTCGTTCCTGTTCGGCGACGGCAATCCCAACCCCGATCGCGAGGAGCGACGCTGGCAAGCGATCGGTAGCGCGATCCGCCAGCAAGGCGGCGCGATCGCAGCCGAGCATGTCGCGCCTTACGTCGATGAGGTCGATGAGGATGAGGACTTTCTGCTACCGGTACTGGTGCGTTTCGACGGCCGGCCGGAAGTCTCCGAGCGCGGCGACCTCGTTTACTACTTTCCCGAACTGCAGGTGACGGCGGCGACGCGATCGCAGAGCGGTCCGAGCAACAGCGGCGGTTATTTTGAAGAGCACCGATGGCGCTTCAGCCAAGCAAGTATGGCACAGCTGAGTTGGGCCGGGGGCTTGGGTGGCTTGTATTTGGTGCTGGCCTTCGTCTTAGGTGACTTAATCCAAAGCAATCCCGAACTTGCTGCCGGTATCCGGTTCATTGCTTTTGTGGATTCTCTATTACCGCTGATTCTGATTTACGGGATTGCTTATCTCGCGGTGCCAGCCGTGCGTTACCTCTGGATTCAGTGGCGCAACCAGAAAATTCGGTTAGGTAACCTCAAGCGCGCCGATCGCGCGCTCCAGCTGGCCGAACCGTCACCGGAGTTGCAGGCCAAGCTGGACTTCGCCCGGCAATTTGCCGCCCGGACAGTTGTCGATCGCAACAATTTGGCGTACACGAGCGAGCGGGACTTGCTCGAGCAAGAAAATGAGCATTCCGACGCGATTGACGCCGAATGGCAGCGACGACTGGATGCAGACAGCTAGATTCTGCGTGGAGCGGTCGGATACGCTATCTGAGTGTCTCTAGTGCAGTGAGGTGATGCAGCATGGACACGATCGCAGAGATCGCGTTAATTACAGTGGCGATTATTTTCGGCGCATCGGTCGGTAGCTTTCTAAACGTAGTGGCGTATCGTATACCGGCAGGCTTATCGCTGCTGTATCCTCCCTCGCATTGTCCGGCGTGCAAACACCGCCTGGGGCCCACTGAAAACGTACCGGTGATCGGTTGGTTGCGCCTGCAGGGTCGCTGCCGGCGGTGTCGCACGCGCATATCGCCGCGCTATCCGCTGGTAGAAGCAGCTGGGGCAGCGTTATTTCTGCTTGCTTTTGCGCGGTTCGGTTGGTCGCTGGAGATGGCTAGCTGCGCGATTTTTCTAAGCTGGTTGTTGGCGCTATCTCTCATAGACATCGACACGATGACGTTGCCGAATGCGCTCACGCAGTTTGGCGTTGTCGTCGGGTTGGGGTTCCAAGTCGCGCGGGGTTGGCTGCAAGACGACGGCACGAGCGGTGCCGCGATCGCCCTAACCGGCGGCATCCTCGGCGCGGTTGTGAGTATCTGGGCATTCGAGATCCTGGAGCGTGTAGGCACGGCCGCTCTAGGGCAGGAAGCAATGGGGGGCGGCGATGCGAAGTTGGCAGCCGGGATCGGTGCGTGGCTGGGCTGGAAAATGGCGTTGCTGTCGGGCTTCCTCGCAAGCGCTTTCGGATCGGTCATTGGCGTTAGTGCTATTGCACTCGGGTTGCTGGGGCGACGCGAGCCAATGCCTTTCGGTCCCTTTTTGGCGCTCGGTGCCGCCGTCAGCGTGCTGTGGGGCGAAGAGATTATTGCAACGTACTGGAGCTGGTTCTCCCAAGCACCTAAGTAGAATACAATGCTTTCGTTACAAACGTTGTCGTGTGGCAAACGAGCTTCAAGTTTGATGTCCAATTGTTAAATGAATCCGCACTCCGGACGATTTTTTTGGTTGTCCAAATATCATGTCTGAGGACAGGCAGATTGGGATATCAATGGAAGAGTTCCGCGTAGAATTCAGCACGCTTCAGCAAAAGGTTGATGGATTGTACTTGGCGATCGAACAGCTAGGTGTCAAGTTCGACCGCCACATGTCCAGTCGCGATCGCCAAGCCCGAGAAGATGCCGACAACATCGACCCTGCCGTCCTCGCTGCCATCGAGTCGCATCCCCGCGGTTTGGATTCAGTGGTGGAACACAAAGACGTGCTGCCTGACAGCAACAGCGGTCCTTCGGTCAATGCACATTCCGTTTCTTCAGACATCCAGATTCGCCGCCTCAACACCCAACTGACGGCAGCTTACAACCGCATTGCGGCCCTAGAAGAGCAAATGCTCGCACGTCACATTCACTTCTAGTAACAATTACTGCTCATCGATCGCGTCTTGTTAGTTCCGAAACGTACCTGAGAATGTCGCTGAGCCACGACAGCAGCGCATTCTCTGCTCTCAAAGAAGTTCAACTTATACTTTCTGCGGCCTCTCCACCGTCAGTTCGAGATTACGCGAGATAGCTTTTCCTTACTGAAAACTCCTCGCGATGGGTAGCCATCTACTTCTATAGAGAGAATTCAGAGCCATTGGTTGAGGTAGGTACATCGATGTGCTTACAAATGCGGCACATCGTCCGTCTCCTATCTTGTCCCTGAGATTTTCAGCCGCTGGTCAATTTGCTTCACCGTTAAGCCCCGAACCGAAGGCTTACACCTCCCATTTTGCAGAAACTCAAAGTTAGGTAAGTGCAAACGGAGCTTGCTCAGGTAGCGTCGGTACACTGCATCTGATAATGGCGACTGTACTTGAATAATTCTGGGGTTGCTAGCACCTTCACTGCCAGAGCAGTTGCAGGGCCTGCTGCAGTCTCTAAGGCGTGCTCCAACTTTTACCAGATTCTCAATCAGGTGACACCGGACCAAGACCTCCAGTTGCTCCAGGGCCTGTGGCATTTAGGCAAACAGACTCCAAATCTCGTCGGGACAAACTCCCAGGCAGGTCACGGGCTTCGCCACCGATTGCTTGCTCAGCTAGGTGACCAAGTCACCGTTGTCCTCAAATCATGCACCAATCATGCACCTTAGAGCTGTCCCGGGTGCAGATATGCAATCACATATTTTTTTCAGCGTAGTGGTTGTTCGGGCAGCACCAACAAACGCACAGTCCCCACCCCAGGCTAGCTTGTGTCATTGTCGTGGTCGACTGGGGTGCTGGAAACAATTGACTATGAAC
The sequence above is drawn from the Rubidibacter lacunae KORDI 51-2 genome and encodes:
- a CDS encoding prepilin peptidase, encoding MDTIAEIALITVAIIFGASVGSFLNVVAYRIPAGLSLLYPPSHCPACKHRLGPTENVPVIGWLRLQGRCRRCRTRISPRYPLVEAAGAALFLLAFARFGWSLEMASCAIFLSWLLALSLIDIDTMTLPNALTQFGVVVGLGFQVARGWLQDDGTSGAAIALTGGILGAVVSIWAFEILERVGTAALGQEAMGGGDAKLAAGIGAWLGWKMALLSGFLASAFGSVIGVSAIALGLLGRREPMPFGPFLALGAAVSVLWGEEIIATYWSWFSQAPK
- the leuC gene encoding 3-isopropylmalate dehydratase large subunit; the protein is MNAPQTLFDKIWQNHVVHQRDDGTCILYIDRQLVHEVTSPQAFEGLRLAGRQPRQPHAALAVADHNVPTSDRAAGIADPESRLQIETLERNAVEFGIQFFSMSDRRQGIVHIIGPEQGLTQPGMTIVCGDSHTSTHGAFGALAFGIGTSEVEHVLATQTLQARKPKNMRITVNGTRGIGVTAKDLILAIIGRIGTAGGTGHVIEYAGDAVQSLSVEGRMTVCNMSIEAGARAGLIAPDETTFAYLRGRPFAPGADYWEQAVAFWQSLPSDPGATYDKEIAIHASTIAPQVTWGTSPQDVLPITGTVPDPSNFDAPARQQSVRRALDYMGLQPGTPLAAVNIDAVFIGSCTNGRIEDLREVAKVAEGRQVASGLRAAIVPGSGLVKYQAEQEGLDVIFKQAGFDWREPGCSMCLAMNADRLAPQERCASTSNRNFEGRQGRGGRTHLVSPAMAAAAAVTGKLTDVRELL
- a CDS encoding secondary thiamine-phosphate synthase enzyme YjbQ, whose amino-acid sequence is MPHHQAVLHVRTSGKCLHKLTADIARVVADSAILTGLCTVFVRHTSASLLIQENADQDVLVDLSNFFAKLVPEDDRYIHNSEGPDDMPAHIRSSLTRTSEQIPIANGRLLLGTWQGVYLWEHRQRSHTREVVVHVSGT
- a CDS encoding glycosyl transferase; the encoded protein is MSRPVVYFAVTGHGFGHAVRAASVAAALQHLNPDVLPVLVTPAPHWLLASYLGDDFLHRPRTFDVGVVQSDSLQMDLPATAASWQAIRDRAAQIIKSEADFIRTNRARLVVADIPPLAGEIARAAGVPCWAIGNFGWDFIYRDWGEDFTELVDWIAEQYARCELLWRLPLHEAMGAFPTIRDVGLTGGIPRLSVDEARAFGLSTERDRTALLTFGGLGLAQTPYHNLERFPDWKFITFDANAPELPNLIRVRDRRYRPVDFMPFCERVVSKPGFSTFSEAMRLSIPIVSLTREGFAESPVLLAGLQDYSAHQIVEADEFFHGNWSFLHRSPTPARQPGAISTDGSETIARAICEYLSTTRASPSIHPR
- the leuD gene encoding 3-isopropylmalate dehydratase small subunit; this encodes MDKFTTLTGVAAPLPMLNVDTDMIIPKQHLKTIKRTGLGAVLFEELRFTLDGTEIPDFVLNRSPYRDAHILVTGDNFGCGSSREHAPWALLDFGIRCIVAPSFADIFFNNCFKNGILPIALPAAQVEVLTADAQNPDTATLTVDLPAQTMRRANGETLAFEVDAFRKNCLLNGLDDISLTLQHEAAIAAFEQRQRQQKPWLWTSAIA